The proteins below are encoded in one region of Hordeum vulgare subsp. vulgare chromosome 3H, MorexV3_pseudomolecules_assembly, whole genome shotgun sequence:
- the LOC123440450 gene encoding BTB/POZ and MATH domain-containing protein 3-like has product MSFAGVSIIDYGKASGHAIDVSAASGYHLLVVNRYCRTKYYASVSTVRMIQSLPFKVGGHRWCIQYFPDGNAEECANSVSLFLALLDENVTEALKVQYDFSFVDDLEKQDSAYIRANEPHCFSSSHPAWGYDGFIKRDALQKSKHLNKDCFTIRCDLVIATTVDLSIKVPPSTIHQHINDLLLSKEGTDVTFHVGGETFVAHRCVLAARSTVFKAELFGPTKEGTVASVVQIQDMEAKVFRALLNFVYTDSLPGTEIDMGEEKKSGQEALWLQHLLAAADRYDLQRLKVLCEEKLCKHIDVKSVKTIFTLAERHNCCGLKEVCLEFLKAPANLKEITAADVFDDIIRTCPFLLKELIGKFAS; this is encoded by the coding sequence ATGTCATTTGCCGGCGTGTCTATCATCGACTACGGTAAGGCCAGCGGCCACGCCATCGACGTCTCCGCGGCCAGCGGGTACCACCTGCTTGTTGTTAACCGCTACTGTCGTACGAAATACTATGCATCTGTATCTACTGTCAGGATGATCCAGTCTCTCCCTTTCAAGGTAGGCGGGCATCGTTGGTGCATCCAGTACTTCCCTGATGGCAACGCGGAAGAGTGTGCCAACTCGGTGTCTCTCTTCCTTGCCCTTCTCGATGAGAATGTCACCGAGGCTCTCAAGGTGCAGTACGATTTCAGTTTCGTCGACGACCTTGAGAAGCAAGATTCGGCCTATATTCGTGCAAACGAGCCACACTGTTTCTCCAGCAGCCATCCAGCTTGGGGTTACGATGGTTTCATCAAAAGAGACGCCCTTCAGAAATCAAAGCATCTCAACAAGGATTGTTTCACCATCCGATGTGACCTCGTCATTGCCACCACGGTCGATCTCTCCATCAAGGTGCCACCTTCTACCATACATCAACATATCAACGACCTCCTCCTGTCCAAGGAAGGAACTGACGTGACATTCCATGTTGGCGGCGAGACGTTCGTTGCCCACCGGTGCGTGCTCGCGGCTCGGTCCACGGTCTTCAAGGCAGAGCTCTTTGGCCCCACGAAGGAAGGCACAGTAGCAAGCGTTGTGCAAATACAAGACATGGAAGCCAAAGTGTTTAGGGCCTTGCTTAACTTTGTTTACACCGACTCACTGCCCGGTACGGAGATAGACATGGGGGAGGAGAAAAAGAGTGGGCAAGAAGCATTATGGTTGCAACATTTGCTTGCGGCGGCGGATAGATATGATCTCCAAAGACTGAAAGTACTATGTGAAGAAAAGCTATGCAAACACATAGACGTGAAGTCAGTGAAAACTATTTTTACTCTCGCTGAGCGGCACAACTGTTGTGGATTGAAGGAGGTGTGCCTTGAATTCCTCAAGGCTCCTGCTAATTTGAAAGAAATAACCGCCGCTGATGTCTTCGACGATATAATTAGGACATGCCCCTTTCTTTTAAAGGAGCTCATCGGCAAATTTGCTTCCTAA